The sequence CTCTCAGGCGGCGCCGCTGGACACTGTGCTCCCCGCCCCCACGGGCGTCAAGAGTTCGAGCCGGGAAAGGGCCCACGGCCCGAGGGAGTTCATGCGTTGAACGCTCGCCTGCTCCGTCGCCTGCTCCCTCGCCCGCCCCGCCGGTGCCTCGGCCGTGACCGCGGCGGGCGGCCCGCGGCGGCCGGGACCGCCGCGCGTTCACCCGTGCGGCCCAACCCGCCGTGCTCAACAGGGCGGGCCGAGGACCTCCCGTGCTCCGGGCAGGTCGTGGACGGAGACCGCCGTACCCGTCAGGGGCAGCAGATCCTCCAGCGGGCACATCAGCGGGGGCGCCTCGTGGTCGACCTCCCACTGGCCGGCCGCGTTCCCGCCCGTGTGGTCCGTGGTGCGGACGGCGTACAGATGCCCCGAGCAGCCCCGGCAGATCAGGGGCCAGTGGCCGGTCACGGCCGCTCCGGCGGTGGCGCGGCCGCGGCCGCGGGCGGGCGGCAGGGCGAACTCCGCCCGGCGTACGGGACGGACGGGCGCCTGCGGGAACCTCCCGGAGTGCCGCCGCGGCGGCGCGCTTGTAGCGTCGTTGGCGTCAGGAGTCCAGGTGACCCGACAGCAGTCCGCCGGCCGGTCCGCTCACGCGGAACACGTCCCGTCAGGGCGCCGGGCCGGCCGCGTGCCGCCCGCTCGAACGCCGAGCCGGTCCGCCCCTCGCGCCGCGACCGGGCGCACGCGCAGCCCCCGTACGAGAGGCCGTGCCGATGTCGATGGATGCCCCGATAGCGAGCCTGCTGCGTGTCGAGAGGGGCCTGGCCGCCCCCGAGGAACTGGCCGCGATGGCGGTCGTGGTCGCGTGCTACGCACGCCGGACCACCCGTGACCGCGACGCGGCGAAGGGCGCCGGGTCCACCGAGGGCCGGCGGCATGCCGTCCGGCCGGCCGCCGGCTGCTGGGCGGGCTGCTGGGCCTGCCGCTGAACCCGCCGCCGGATCCACTGCTGAGCCGCTTCCGCCGGCCGCACGCGCGGCCGGCGGAAGGCAGGGGGAGACGGTCACGCCCGGCGCAGCACCGTAGAGAGCACGTCGAACAGCGCGGACTCCGGATCGGCCACGGCGCCCTCCGAGCGCCACGCCACGAATCCGTCCGGCCGTACGAGCACCGCCCCCTCGACCGTCAACCCGTGCGCCTCGGCCCAGTCCGCGCCGTCCTCCTGGACCAGGTCGGCGCCGGGCCCGCTGCCGACGGTGTAGGCGTCCAGCCGCGCCGAGAGCCGCTCGGCCGCCCGCTCCGCCGCCTCGCCCCAGGGCGTCCCCGTACCGCTGAGCAGTACGAAGGACCGCTCGTAGAGGTCCAGGGTGGAGATCCGCTCGCCCGCCCTCGTCAGCCACATGTGCGGGGACCGGGTGCCGGTGTCGCCCGTCAGCTGCAAGGCGTCCGGGATGATCGCCCGCCCGGGCACACCGCCGACGACCGCGCCGTCCGGGTAGCAGTAGCCCATCGCCGTCGGCAGGACCCCGCTGCCCGGCCCGCCGCCCATGGTGGGCGGCGGCGCGTACCCGGGGTGGCTGTGCTCCGCGGAACGGGCCGAGGCGCGCGCGCTCGTGGCCTTCGCCACCGGCAGCCGCTCGCTCTCGTAGGTGTCGAGCAGCTCCATCCCGGCGGACCCGTCCAGCACCGCCGCGATCTTCCAGGCCAGGTTGTGCCCGTCCTGGATGCCCGTGTTGGAACCGAAGGCCCCGGTGGGGGACATCTCGTGGGCGGCGTCCCCGACGAGGAACACCCGCCGGCCCGTCGAGTACCGCTGAGCCACCCGTTCGGCCGCGTGCCACGGCGCCTTGCCGCCGATCTCCACGTCCAGGTCGGGCGCGCCGATCGCGTTGCGGATCTGCTCCACGCAGCGCTCGTCGGTGAAGTCCTCCAGGGTCTCGCCGTTCTCCGGGTGCCAGGGGGCGTGGAAGACCCACTGCTTGTTGTTGTCCACCGGCAGCAGCGCCCCGTCCGCGCCCGGGCGCATCAGGTAGCAGACGATGAAGCGCAGGTCGCCCAGCACCTCGATGAGCCGTTCGGAGCGGAAGGTGACGCTCACGTTGTGGAACAGCTCTCCGCTGCCGGTCTGCGGGATGCGCAGCTGCTCCCTGACGGGGCTGCGCGGTCCGTCGGCCGCGATCAGGAAGTCGCAGCGCACGGTGCTGTGCTCACCGGTCTCGCGGTTCTTGACCAGGGCGGTCACCCCGGTGTCGTCCTGGTCGAAACTCATCAGTTCCGTGGAGAAGCGCACCTCGGCGCCCTGGGACCGGCTCTGCGCGGTCAGCACCGGCTCGATGTTGTTCTGGCTGCACAGGCACCAGCCGGTCGGGCTGAAGCGGCGCAGCGCACCGGAGGGGTCGATCTCCTTGATCAGCCAGTTGCGGTCGCCGCTCGTCAGCGACTGGGCCTGCAGAATGCCCTGAACGCCCTCCAGGACGGCCGCCGCCTGGCGGATCGCGCCCTCCGCCCCCGCCGTGCGGAAGAGTTCCATGGTCCGTGCGTTGATGCCGCGGCCGCGCGGATGCGGGGAGGTTCCGGAGTGCTTCTCGACGAGCAGGTGCCTGACTCCGAGACGGCTCAGGAACAGCGAGGTGGACAGGCCCACGAGAGAGCCGCCCACGACGAGAACCGGTACGCGAACATCGGCTTTGTCTTCCATCAGCTGCGGGCTCCTGTTTTCTGTGTGGGGGAGTGGGGTCTTTATGCCCCCGATCACCGACCAGGCCCGGGCGATTCGCCGGTTGTCACCCGCTTGATGCGGACATGTAGCGGTACCTGCCCTGTCGGACGACGATGAGCGACAGCGGCTCCCCCTGAGATGTGCCGGCCCGCTCTGCCCGAGCGAGGCGGCGGCCGGCCCGGGCAGACGCCACCGATGACGGACGAGGGGTCCGTGCGCGATGGATCTCCACCCCCTCACGAAGGAGTGAGTAGATGACAACCACCCTGTCCGAACGGGTGTCGCAGTCAGCCTTCGACGGCTCCATGCTCCGGGTCGTACTGCTGATGGACCTCCACGAGGGGGCCCAGCAGCGGTTCTTCGAGGCGTACGAACAGCTCCGCCACGACATCGCGTCGGTTCCGGGCCACATCAGCGACCAGCTGTGCCAGTCCTTCGAGAACCCCTCGCAGTGGCTCATCACCAGCGAGTGGGAAAGCGCGCCGCAGTACCTCGCCTGGGTGAACAGCGAGCACCACGCCGAACAGGTGAAGCCGCTGGGCGCCTGCGCCAGGGCGATGCGCCCGCTCAAGTTCACCGTGCTGCGCGAGACCGGGCGGGGCTACGACCAGGCCGCCCGTCCCGCCACCGCCCGGCTCCAGAGCACGCCCCGCCTCGGCGCCGGCATCGTCCGCCACGCCCTCACCTTCACGGTGAAGCCCGGCAGCGAGAAGACGGTTGCCGCGATCCTCTCCGACTACGCCTCCCCGGCGGCCCGGGTCGACGACCACACCCGGCTCTGCCGCACCTCGCTGTTCATGCACGGCAACCGGGTCGTACGGACCGTGGAGGTACAGGGCGACCTGACGGCGGCCCTGCGCCACGTATCGGAACAGCCCGAGGTGCGCGCCGTGGAGGAGGCCATCAACCCCTACCTGGAACAGGACCGGAACCTCAACGATCCTGAGTCCGCGCGGATGTTCTTCATGCGCGCCGCGCTCCCGGCGGTCCACCACATCGCCGAGCCGGAACCGGAGTCCGCCGAGGTGACGCGGCACGCCGTGTTCTACCCGGCCAAGCCCGGCTGCGGCCCGGTGCTCGCCAGGTTCCTTGCACGGCAGGACGAGGCCGCCGCGCACCGCCCGGAAACCACCGTTCGGAGCAGCAGCATCTTCCAGCGCGACGACATCGTCGTCCGCCTCATCGATGTCCGCGGCCCGCTCGACGCCCAGCCCGAGACCACCTTCGGGATCCACGGCGCGCGCAAGGCGGCGGTGCTGGACCGGCTGACGGTGCGCGGTTCCGGCAAGCGCGCCGGCGCCGCGCACCACACCATGAACCTGATCACCGACCGCCGGGCACCCGCGCAGTCCTGATCTCCCCCCGTCCCCCATTCCCAGCCCGTCCAGGCTTCCCACACGCCAGGAGGAACCCGCCATGACCAGACAGCGCCCACGCATCGTGGACCTCAGCGAGACGCCGCCCAACCGCCGGCGCGGAGGCGATCTGAGGGCCGTGCTCACCCCGACCTCGGTGGGTTCGACCAGTGGCTTCATGGGCCTGGCGATCATGGCCCCCGGTGAGTCGATCGCCGAGCACTACCACCCGTACTCCGAGGAGTTCGTGTACGTGGTCGCCGGGCACCTGGAGGTCGACCTCGACGGCGAGGCCCACCCCCTGCGCACCGACCAGGGACTGCTGGTACCGCTCAACGTGCGCCACCGCTTCCGCAACGTCGGCGGCACCGAGGCCCGGATGGTCTTCCACCTCGGCCCGCTCGCCCCCCGCCCGGAGCTCGGCCACGTCGACACCGAAGAGGCCCCGCACCCGGAGAGCACCGCCTGGGAGCAGCCTCCGGACCGCACGGGAGCGGTCTCTTGACGCGCCGCCGCGTGGCGGTCACCGGGGTCGGCGTCGTCGCCCCCGGCGGGATCGGCGTCACCGCCTTCTGGGACCTGCTGTCCAACGGCCGTACGGCCACCCGCGGGATCACCCTCTTCGACCCGAACGGCTTCCGCTCCCGGATAGCCGCCGAGGTCGACTTCGACCCCGCCGCGCACGGCCTCGGCCCGGACGAAACGGCCCGGGCGGACCGGTACATCCAGTTCGCCCTGGTCGCCGCCCGCGAGGCCGTACGCGACGCCGGACTCGACCTCACCACGGACGAGGCCTGGCGGACCGGCGTCTCCCTCGGCACCGCCGTCGGCGGCACCACCCGTCTGGAGCACGACTACGTCGCCGTGAGCCAGTCCGGCTCCTGGTGGGACGTGGACCACAAGCTCGCCGGGCGGTACCTGAACCGGGCGTTCACGCCCGCCACCCTCGCCTCCGCCGTCGCGGAGCAGACCGGGGCGCGCGGCCCGGTGCAGACCGTCTCCACCGGCTGCACCTCCGGCCTCGACGCCATCGGGTACGCCGTCCACTCCATCTCGGAGGGCCGGATGGACGTGTGCATCGCAGGCGCCTCCGACTCACCCATATCGCCCATCACGGTGGCCTGCTTCGACGCCATCAAGGCGACCTCGCCGAACAACGACGACCCGGCCCACGCCTCACGGCCCTTCGACCTCGACCGGGACGGCTTCGTCCTCGGCGAAGGCGGCGCCGTCCTCGTACTGGAGGAGCTGGAACACGCCCGCGCCCGCGGAGCGAACGTCTACTGCGAGATCGGCGGGTACGCCACCTTCGGCAACGCCCACCACATGACCGGGCTGACCGCCGAGGGCCTGGAAATGGCCCGGGCCATCGAAACCGCCCTGGACCAGGCCCGGATCGACGCCACCGACATCGACTACGTCAACGCGCACGGCTCCGGGACCAAGCAGAACGACCGCCACGAGACGGCGGCGGTCAAGCGGGTCCTGGGCGACCACGCCTACAAGACGCCGATGACCTCCATCAAATCGATGGTGGGCCACTCCCTCGGCGCCATCGGGGCCATAGAACTGGCCGCCTGCGTCCTCGCGATGACCCATCAGGTGGTGCCGCCGACGGCGAACTACCAGACCCCGGACCCCGAGTGCGACCTGGACTACGTGCCCCGCACCGCCCGCGGTCGCAAGCTGCGCAATGTGCTCTCCGTCGGCAGCGGATTCGGCGGATTCCAGTCGGCCGTGGTCATGACCCGGCCGAAGGAGGAGGTCTCGTGACCAGCCGTACGGTCATCACGGGTATCGGGGTCGTCGCGCCCAACGGCATCGGCACCGACGCCTTCTGGAAGGCGACCCAGTCCGGGGTCAGCGTGCTGGACCGCGTCACCCGGGCGGGCTGCGAACACCTGCCGCTCCGCGTCGCGGGCGAGGTCCGGGGCTTCGACCCGGGCGCGATGGTCGAGGACCGCTTCCTCGTCCAGACTGACCGGTTCACCCACCACGCCCTCGCCGCCGCCGACCTCGCCCTGGAGGACGCCCGCCTCGGCCGGGCCGACTACGAGGGCGACCCCTTCTCCGTAGGGGTCGTCACGGCCGCCGGATCCGGCGGCGGCGAATTCGGGCAGCGTGAACTCCAGCACCTCTGGGAACAGGGACCCCACTACGTCGGCCCCTACCAGTCCATCGCCTGGTTCTACGCCGCGAGCACCGGCCAGATCTCCATCCGCCGCGGCCTGAAGGGCCCGTGCGGGGTGGTGGCCAGCGACGAGGCCGGCGGGCTGGACGCCTTCGCCCACGCCACCAGGGCCATCCGCCAGGGCAGCCGGGCGATGCTCGCCGGGGCCACGGAGGCGCCCCTCGCCCCGTACTCCATCGTCTGCCAGCTGGAGTACGAGGGGCTCAGCACCCGGGACGACCCCGAGCGCGCCTACCGGCCGTTCACCGCCAAGGCCTGCGGCTACGTCCCCGCCGAGGGCGGCGCCATGTTCGTCGTCGAGGCGGAGACCGCGGCCCTGCGCCGGGGCGCCACCGTACGCGCCGAACTGGCCGGCCACGCCGCGACCTTCACCGGCACCCGGCGGCGGGACGCCGCCGGCGAGGGACTGGCCCATGCGATCCGGGGCGCGCTCCGCGAAGCGGGCTGCGCCCCCGAGGAGATCGACGTGGTCTTCGCCGACGCCCTCGGGACACCGGAGGCCGACGCCGCCGAGGTGGCCGCCCTCGCCGACGCGCTCGGCGCGCACGGCCGGAAGGTGCCGGTGACGGCGCCCAAGACCGGTACCGGCAGGGCGTATTGCGCGGCGCCCTCCCTCGACACCGCGGCCGCGGTCCTGGCACTGGAGCACGGCGTCATCCCGCCGACCCCGAACGTCTTCGACGTGTGCCACGACATCGACCTGGTGACCGACGGGGCCCGCCCCGCGGAGCTGCGCACCGCGCTCGTGCTGAGCCGCGGCCGGATGGGCTCGAACTCCGCGCTCGTCCTGCGCAAGGGCTCGGCCGCGTAGGAGCAGTAAGGAGCAGAAGGAGCAGTCCCCTCGTAGGAAAGAGAGAAGCCACCATGTCGGACCGACTGACCATGGAGGAGCTGGCGGCCCTGATGAAGACCGCCGGCATCACGGTCGACCCCGCCCAGATGGCGGACCGCCCGGACTCCGCCTTCGAAGAGTACGGCCTCGATTCGCTGGGCCTGCTCGGCATCGTCGGCGAGCTGGAGAACCGGCGCGGGCGGGCCCTGCCCACCGACGCCGACCGCTGCAAGACCCCCCGAGAGTTCCTCGACCTCGTCAACAACAGCCTCATGACAGGAGCCTGAGATGGCTGGGCACACCGAGAACGAGATCACCGTCAACGCACCCGTGGACGTCGTGTGGGAGATGACCAACGACCTCCCCAACTGGCCGCAGCTGTTCAGCGAGTACGCCTCGCTGGAGATCCTCGAACAGAAGGGGGCCACGACCAGGTTCCGCCTGACCATGCACCCCGACGAGAACGGCAAGGTGTGGAGCTGGGTCTCCGAGCGGACCGTCGACCGCGCGGGCCTCTCGGTCCGCGCCCGGCGCGTGGAGACCGGCCCCTTCGCG comes from Streptomyces sp. NBC_01408 and encodes:
- a CDS encoding cupin domain-containing protein, producing MTRQRPRIVDLSETPPNRRRGGDLRAVLTPTSVGSTSGFMGLAIMAPGESIAEHYHPYSEEFVYVVAGHLEVDLDGEAHPLRTDQGLLVPLNVRHRFRNVGGTEARMVFHLGPLAPRPELGHVDTEEAPHPESTAWEQPPDRTGAVS
- a CDS encoding SchA/CurD-like domain-containing protein; amino-acid sequence: MTTTLSERVSQSAFDGSMLRVVLLMDLHEGAQQRFFEAYEQLRHDIASVPGHISDQLCQSFENPSQWLITSEWESAPQYLAWVNSEHHAEQVKPLGACARAMRPLKFTVLRETGRGYDQAARPATARLQSTPRLGAGIVRHALTFTVKPGSEKTVAAILSDYASPAARVDDHTRLCRTSLFMHGNRVVRTVEVQGDLTAALRHVSEQPEVRAVEEAINPYLEQDRNLNDPESARMFFMRAALPAVHHIAEPEPESAEVTRHAVFYPAKPGCGPVLARFLARQDEAAAHRPETTVRSSSIFQRDDIVVRLIDVRGPLDAQPETTFGIHGARKAAVLDRLTVRGSGKRAGAAHHTMNLITDRRAPAQS
- a CDS encoding acyl carrier protein; this translates as MSDRLTMEELAALMKTAGITVDPAQMADRPDSAFEEYGLDSLGLLGIVGELENRRGRALPTDADRCKTPREFLDLVNNSLMTGA
- a CDS encoding SRPBCC family protein codes for the protein MAGHTENEITVNAPVDVVWEMTNDLPNWPQLFSEYASLEILEQKGATTRFRLTMHPDENGKVWSWVSERTVDRAGLSVRARRVETGPFAHMDIHWQYFKVPGGTRMKWTQDFAMKPDAPVDDAWMTDNINRNSPIQMALIRDKIEQRERENRTPAVSRL
- a CDS encoding acyl-CoA carboxylase epsilon subunit — protein: MSMDAPIASLLRVERGLAAPEELAAMAVVVACYARRTTRDRDAAKGAGSTEGRRHAVRPAAGCWAGCWACR
- a CDS encoding beta-ketoacyl synthase; translation: MTRRRVAVTGVGVVAPGGIGVTAFWDLLSNGRTATRGITLFDPNGFRSRIAAEVDFDPAAHGLGPDETARADRYIQFALVAAREAVRDAGLDLTTDEAWRTGVSLGTAVGGTTRLEHDYVAVSQSGSWWDVDHKLAGRYLNRAFTPATLASAVAEQTGARGPVQTVSTGCTSGLDAIGYAVHSISEGRMDVCIAGASDSPISPITVACFDAIKATSPNNDDPAHASRPFDLDRDGFVLGEGGAVLVLEELEHARARGANVYCEIGGYATFGNAHHMTGLTAEGLEMARAIETALDQARIDATDIDYVNAHGSGTKQNDRHETAAVKRVLGDHAYKTPMTSIKSMVGHSLGAIGAIELAACVLAMTHQVVPPTANYQTPDPECDLDYVPRTARGRKLRNVLSVGSGFGGFQSAVVMTRPKEEVS
- a CDS encoding beta-ketoacyl synthase N-terminal-like domain-containing protein codes for the protein MTSRTVITGIGVVAPNGIGTDAFWKATQSGVSVLDRVTRAGCEHLPLRVAGEVRGFDPGAMVEDRFLVQTDRFTHHALAAADLALEDARLGRADYEGDPFSVGVVTAAGSGGGEFGQRELQHLWEQGPHYVGPYQSIAWFYAASTGQISIRRGLKGPCGVVASDEAGGLDAFAHATRAIRQGSRAMLAGATEAPLAPYSIVCQLEYEGLSTRDDPERAYRPFTAKACGYVPAEGGAMFVVEAETAALRRGATVRAELAGHAATFTGTRRRDAAGEGLAHAIRGALREAGCAPEEIDVVFADALGTPEADAAEVAALADALGAHGRKVPVTAPKTGTGRAYCAAPSLDTAAAVLALEHGVIPPTPNVFDVCHDIDLVTDGARPAELRTALVLSRGRMGSNSALVLRKGSAA
- a CDS encoding FAD-dependent monooxygenase translates to MEDKADVRVPVLVVGGSLVGLSTSLFLSRLGVRHLLVEKHSGTSPHPRGRGINARTMELFRTAGAEGAIRQAAAVLEGVQGILQAQSLTSGDRNWLIKEIDPSGALRRFSPTGWCLCSQNNIEPVLTAQSRSQGAEVRFSTELMSFDQDDTGVTALVKNRETGEHSTVRCDFLIAADGPRSPVREQLRIPQTGSGELFHNVSVTFRSERLIEVLGDLRFIVCYLMRPGADGALLPVDNNKQWVFHAPWHPENGETLEDFTDERCVEQIRNAIGAPDLDVEIGGKAPWHAAERVAQRYSTGRRVFLVGDAAHEMSPTGAFGSNTGIQDGHNLAWKIAAVLDGSAGMELLDTYESERLPVAKATSARASARSAEHSHPGYAPPPTMGGGPGSGVLPTAMGYCYPDGAVVGGVPGRAIIPDALQLTGDTGTRSPHMWLTRAGERISTLDLYERSFVLLSGTGTPWGEAAERAAERLSARLDAYTVGSGPGADLVQEDGADWAEAHGLTVEGAVLVRPDGFVAWRSEGAVADPESALFDVLSTVLRRA